Within Flavobacterium pisciphilum, the genomic segment TATTGACGAAATTTTATTAGATGCAAGACAACAGGTTCAAAAATCAAATCCAAATTATAATATTGCCATTCATTTTGAAGACGATTTTGAAGATGACGATCAAATTACAGTTAATGGGAATGAATATTTGTTGAAAGTATCATTTGTAAACTTACTAGAGAATGGTTGTAAATTCTCAGAAAACAATCAAAGTAAAGTTGTTGTATCCCTTAAAAAAGAAAAGATTATTTTACAATTTACGGATAATGGTATTGGTATTTTAGAAGATGATTTAAAACATATTTTTAAACCATTCTATCGAGGATTAAATAAAATCTATGCGGATGGAAATGGTATTGGCTTGTCTTTAACTCAAAAAATTATCATACTTCATAAAGGAACTATCTCTGTTACATCTGATAAAAATTCGGGTACAATATTTACCGTTGAGCTGTACCATGGTATAAAAAACACTGTAGATTAATCTTTTATAAAATATACTTTTAGACATTCTTAGTATACTGTTTTTAACCATTAAGGCATTAAGAGTAACACCTTAATGGTTTAAACATTTTTATTTAGAATAACGAAATACTAGTATGACATTTCTTCTTCTAACTTTTTAGGCGCAATTACTCTTTTTGTAACTACTTTAGGAGTCGTTGCTGTGCTTTTTTTGCTGAACTTTTGTTTTCCCCACCAAATTAAGAATCCGGTAATAGGCAAACTTGCAGAAATTAAACTTGCAAAAAAGGCTAAAATTTTTCCAGTGAGCCCTAATACAGCACCTACGTGAATATCATAATTCATTCGGCGAATTTTATCTGGCACACTAGCCTCTTCATACTTTCCAGAAAATGGGGTCTTGATTGTAATATCTTTGAGCGATTGCTGATCGAAACTATAACGATCCATATTATAAAAGGTATTGCTTGTTTTATAAACAAAAGCACCAATAGGATCTGCTGGTTTTTCAGGTATTGATACCAAAATACCTGCTGCTTGAGGGTTTTCTTTTGCCAATTTAAGCAATACTTTGTCTACTGTAGAAACATGAAAAGCTTTAACATTTGTTGTATCTGACTTAGGTGATTCTCTACTTTCTACTAATGGTTTTCCTCCTGAGGTTACCCAATATAATGATTTGCTAAACCAGCCAAAACTCCAAACTAAACCAGTAAGAGAAATAAATAGTAAAAAAATCATGTTATAAAATCCAAGTACATTATGCATATCATAATTTACACGTTTAAAACTAGCCGACCATTTGATTTTAAAACTCTTATCACGAATAGACTTAATCCATTTGGTTGGCCACCATAAAACCATCCCTGTAAGCAATATTACTACGAAGATTAAAATTGCAACTCCTACGATTGGACGACCAATATCATAAGGCAACCATAAAGCTCTATGTCCATTAAGCATAAATCTAAAAAAATCAGGATCATCTCTAGAAAATGATTTAACATTAAGGACTTGTCCAGTATAAGGATTCATATATACATTGACAGTAGTACCACTTCGTCTTTTTTTACGTTTGGGTTCTTTGTCTTTAGGCTTGTTATTTGAAGCTAGATTACCTGCTTTTACTCCTTTTTCCTCTTTTTGAACTTCTTCTTTCTTAACTGTTTGTTCTCCTTCTTTTTTTTCTTTTTTAGGAATAAAATACCCTACAATTGCTGCCTCATCTTTATCACCAAAAGTAACACTTGTGGCTTTTTTGCCTTTCATTTCTTTGTCGGCAATACTTATCAATTGAGAGGGTAGCAAATAGTTTTTTTCCTGAGGAGTAACAAAACGCCAGTCCTCTATAAAATCTTTAATTTCATTCTCAAAAACATACATGCAGCCGGTAAGACTCACAATTACCACAATGATACCTGAAGCTAGTCCTAACCACAAATGCAGCCATGCTGCAGTGCGCTTGAAAAGCGATTTTTTACTTTTTTTCTTTTTTTGGATAGAAGTAGACATAGTAATGAAACTCGTAAAATTAAATAATAAAAACCGTGAGCCCCTAAAGGCTCACGGTCAACAAAAACAACAATTTTAATATTTTAATTTAGCAATAGCTGTAATTTCTCCACCTTCTACCTTCATACCTTTAGTAGCCAATCCGGTAGTACCATTAATTGTATAAACCCAGTTACCTTCAGGTGTATTGATACCAAGTATAATAGAATTATTATCTTCTGTAGCGATATTATATTTTGTAGTAGTTGAATTAATTACTTTAGGTGCATTAGTAACCCAAGTAAATGTTTGATTGTACACATCAGCTACAGCCAATTTAGGCGCTCCATCATTTGTACCAGCAACACCATACATTTGTAATAATACTTTCCCCTTACCAATATAACTGTTTGAAGAGATTTTATATCCACCAGATTTTTGTTGTACATTGAAGAAATAACTCTTGTCAAATTCTGTAGTTCCTTTTTTAATTTTTACAACAGCAGATGGATTAGTTGAAGTTACAACTGAATTGTTTGTCGCAGTTGCACCAGAAAAACCATAAGCATCACCATTCTCATCCTGAATTAATCCATTAGAAAAATAATCTCCTAAGTAACTAGTACGGTTATCTTTAATTACTTTTTCTAATTTTAATTCTGGATAGTTATATACTGCAACCCAAGTACTATCAGGATATTTAGTTCCAAAACTATCTACACCGTCTCCTTTAATACTCATATATGGCATATATACCTTATCTCCCACTTGTGTTGCCCAAGTATAAAATGCTCTTTCACCGTTTTTAGCTAGAAGTTTAGTATCCTGTTGTGTTTGACCAACTATAAGAGATGTTGTAGCATCCACTTTATACATATTAGCAAGAGATGCTGCTCCACTTCTTGGAACTTTAACCAATAAGATATCCTTATTTATTGCTGCAAAAACCTGTACCGTTTCAGTTTGAAAATTAGAAGTTTTAGCCAACTTGCCTTCTCCAGTTAATGCATAAGTAGTTACAGCTCCAGGGTTTCCTTGTCCGTAAAGCATACTAAAGAATTTGTTTTGCGTTGTAATATAATAGCGGTATGAACCGTCTTGCTCTAATCCATTACCTTGAGTTGTAATAGATCCTTTAGTCACATCATCTGTAGTTAATAAATAATCTGCTACTCCAGATGCTCCTGTAGTAACGGTAACAATATATTTTGTTTTATCGGTTCCTGTACTTGGTGTTCCCCCATTTGGTGAGTCAGAATCACTGCTACAAGAGAATGATGTAAAAGCTATTAAAGCTGCGAATATCGCTAATGTGCCATTTTTCTTCATGATAGTTATTGTTTGATTTAATTAAAATTATTTATTTGATTTGGTAAAAAAATACCTGAATTTTATATTGAAAGAGCGACTTGGTTTTTGCAATGAAAAGTTGTCGTAGAGTTTATTATCTAATACATTTTTACACTCTAGAGCGATATTATATTTCCCATCTGCAAAAGTGTAAACTGCATTTAAATCGTGATTAAACTGTGCTGGAATATCGAATTTACCCACTTTACCACCACTACTTGGCCAATACAAATAATAGTCATGTACGTATAATAAATTGTAACCAACTGATAGGTTATTACCTTTTTTTATGAAGTCATTAAAAAATACTGTCGCATCGGCGTTACCAAAAAGAAAAGGGATATTAGGTACTCTATCTTTATAATTTAGGGACACTATTTCCTTGCCTGGTTCATATTTTATATTATTACGAAGATTTTGATACGTCATATTTATACCAGCTGTAAATCTGTTCTTATAAGAATATCTTATCTCAGTATCAATGCCGTAATTAGAAACTCCTTTTTGGTTGACATTTATTATCATCGTTTGATTTAAATTCAGCTCAGGTCGAATAAAATCAGCAGCTTCACGATACATAAGATTTACATCAAATGTCATTGCATTTACTTTCTTAAAGCTAGTTTGGTAGCTAAAACCAAGATTAAAATTCTCACTCTGTTCTGGTTTCAAACCAATGTTTCCAAATAAATTATCATTTACACTCCCAAAAACTTCCTCTGGAGCTGGCAGTCTGTAACTTTTTTCAAAAGATGCTTTTACTTGTAAATTTTGCTTTAAGTAATAACTAGTTGCAGCACCATATCCCCAATAACTTTTATTATCAACATGTTTTAT encodes:
- a CDS encoding DUF4374 domain-containing protein, coding for MKKNGTLAIFAALIAFTSFSCSSDSDSPNGGTPSTGTDKTKYIVTVTTGASGVADYLLTTDDVTKGSITTQGNGLEQDGSYRYYITTQNKFFSMLYGQGNPGAVTTYALTGEGKLAKTSNFQTETVQVFAAINKDILLVKVPRSGAASLANMYKVDATTSLIVGQTQQDTKLLAKNGERAFYTWATQVGDKVYMPYMSIKGDGVDSFGTKYPDSTWVAVYNYPELKLEKVIKDNRTSYLGDYFSNGLIQDENGDAYGFSGATATNNSVVTSTNPSAVVKIKKGTTEFDKSYFFNVQQKSGGYKISSNSYIGKGKVLLQMYGVAGTNDGAPKLAVADVYNQTFTWVTNAPKVINSTTTKYNIATEDNNSIILGINTPEGNWVYTINGTTGLATKGMKVEGGEITAIAKLKY
- a CDS encoding PepSY-associated TM helix domain-containing protein, encoding MSTSIQKKKKSKKSLFKRTAAWLHLWLGLASGIIVVIVSLTGCMYVFENEIKDFIEDWRFVTPQEKNYLLPSQLISIADKEMKGKKATSVTFGDKDEAAIVGYFIPKKEKKEGEQTVKKEEVQKEEKGVKAGNLASNNKPKDKEPKRKKRRSGTTVNVYMNPYTGQVLNVKSFSRDDPDFFRFMLNGHRALWLPYDIGRPIVGVAILIFVVILLTGMVLWWPTKWIKSIRDKSFKIKWSASFKRVNYDMHNVLGFYNMIFLLFISLTGLVWSFGWFSKSLYWVTSGGKPLVESRESPKSDTTNVKAFHVSTVDKVLLKLAKENPQAAGILVSIPEKPADPIGAFVYKTSNTFYNMDRYSFDQQSLKDITIKTPFSGKYEEASVPDKIRRMNYDIHVGAVLGLTGKILAFFASLISASLPITGFLIWWGKQKFSKKSTATTPKVVTKRVIAPKKLEEEMSY